The DNA sequence GGTGATCGCGGCGACCTGGTCCTCGGCGAGCTGGGCGCGCTGGGCCTGCTGGACGGCGAGGGTGCCCGGGACCGCCGCGGCGAGCAGCACCGCGGCGGCGGCCAGCCAGCGCTGGTGGCGCGGCGCGGCGCGGCGCGCGGAACCGCTCCGGCCGGCGGTGGCGGCGGGGACGGTCGTGGGGCGGTGCGCCTCGGTCGAGGTGCCCGCGGTGCGGCCGGCGGCCGGGGCGGTCTCCTGCGGGGTCGCCGCGGCGGCGGCCAGGACGGCCTCCCGCAGGGCGGGGGGCGGCGGGGCGGCCTGGGTCGTGGCGAGCACCGCGGCGGTCTCGCGGAGCGCCCGGGCCTCGGCCGCGACCTCGGGATCCTCGCGGATGGCGCGCTCGACGGCGGCGCGCTCGACGTCGTCGACGGCGTCCAGCGCCCACGCACCCAGGAGCTCGCGCTCGGCGCGGTGATCGCTCATCGGTCCATCCCCAGACAGGTTCGCAGGCGGAGCAGGCCGTCCCGGATGCGGGACTTCACCGTCGGCAGGGAGGCGGCCACGTCCTCGGCGACCTCCCGGTAGGTCCGGCCCCCGTAGTAGGCGCGGGTGACGGCGTCGCGCTGGAGGTCCGAGAGGGTCCCGAGGCAGCTCAGGATGCGGTCACGGTCCTCGCGCTGGACGACGGTCTCGGCGACCTCGTCGAAGGGCCGGTCGTAGTCGCGGGCCGAGGCCCGGTGGTCGCGGTCCCGCTCGGACTGCACGGCGCGGACCCGGTCCACCGCCCGCCGGTGCGCCATGGTCGCGACCCACGCCAGGGCGCTGCCACGGCCGGGGTCGAACCGGTCGGCGGTGCGCCAGACCTCCAGCAGCACCTCCTGGGTGACCTCGGCAGCCTGGTCCGGGTCACGCAGCACCCGCAGTGCCGTGCCGTGCACCATCGGGGCGGTCTCGTCGTACAGGACCGCGAAGGCCTCCTGGTCCCCCCGGGCGACGGCGGTGAGGAGGGCATCGACCCGCCCGGCCCGGTCGTCGCGGGTGCGGGCCTCGTGCGCCGTCGCGCCGCGCCGGGTGTCCTCGCTCGGGGCGGCCTCGCTCGCGCCGGCCCCTGTCTGGGCCCGTCCGGGGAAGGTCACGCACCCATTGTGTCCCGGATCGTCCGGCCGGGCCGCCGGTGTGTCGCGAGCCGGGCCGCGCCCCCGGTCGCGACACACCGACGGCGGGCGGTGGACCGTCAGCGTCGCCATCGGTCCACCGCCCGTCGTCCGTGCTGGGGTCCCTCAGGCCTCGACCAGCGCCTCGGCGAGGGAGTCGATCGCCCCACCGAGGGTCTGGACGTGCATGGCGAGCCCCTCGGCGACGGCGTCGGCGGGCAGCTCGCCGCCGGAGATCTCCTCGAAGAACGCCCCGGCCTCGCCGCGGTAGCCGTCGAGCTCGATCAGTGCGGCCGCCGCGGCCTCGTCGTCACCGGACGCGACGGCGTCCGCGTAGTCGACGAAGTAGCCGATGTGCTCGCGCCACAGGGCGAGGAACGCCTCGCCCTGCTCGGCCCCGGCGAGGGACCCGACGGCCTCGGACAGGGCCACGGAGTTCGCGTCGAGGGTGGCTGCGGCCGCCTCGAACGCCGCCGAGGACGTCCCGCCGTCGGAGGTGTAGGCGGTGAAGACGGCGAGCCCGGCGAGGTAGACGTGCTCCTGCAGGCCGGCGGTGAGCTGGGCGCGCAGGGTGGCGGCCTCGTCGGCCGGGTCGCCCTGGAGGCCCGCGGCGGAGACCAGACCACCGGCGATGACCGCGGCGCCCTCCCCGACGTGGGCCGCGGCGGCCTGCAGCGAGCCGTACGCCTCGGGGCTGCCGGCGGCGAGGTCGTCGATGGCGGTCGTGAGCGTGGTGACGTGCATCTCCAGGGACATCGCGACGTCCGCGGCCGGCAGAGCGCCGCCGCTGACCTCCTCGAAGAACGCCCCGGCCTGGCCGGTGTAGCCGTCCAGGGAGGCGAGAGCCGCGTCCCGGGCGGCGTCGTCCCCGCCCTTGACGGCGACGGCGTAGTCGACGAAGTAGCCGATGTGCTCGCGCCACAGGGCGAGGAAGGCCTCGCGCTGCTCGTCCCCGGCGAGGGAGCCGACGGCGTCGGCGAGGGCGACGGAGTTGGCGTCGAGGGTGGCGGCGGCCGCCTCGAACTCGGGCGAGTCCGCGCCGGCGGTGTAGGCGGTGGCCACGCCGATGCCGGCGAGGTAGACGTGCTCCTGGAGCAGGGCGGTCAGGCCGGCGCGCAGGTCGGCGGCCTCGGAGTCGGTCTCGCCCGGGATCTCCAGGGCGGCGGCGAAGCCGGCCGCGAGGGTGGCCGCGGTCTCCGGCATGTGCTGGGCTGCCGTGCGGGCGTCGGCGAACGGGTCGCCGGTGCCCATCGGCATGACGGTGGCCGGCACCTCGGGCGCCGCCGACATCTCCTCGGTCATCTCCTCGGTGGCGTCGGTGGTCATCTCCTGCGTGGGCGTCGCCGCGGGGGCGGCCTCGGGCTCGGAGCTGCCGCAGGCGGCGAGGCC is a window from the Georgenia muralis genome containing:
- a CDS encoding copper amine oxidase — its product is MSTTRMLRRPTATLSAAIALTLGLAACGSSEPEAAPAATPTQEMTTDATEEMTEEMSAAPEVPATVMPMGTGDPFADARTAAQHMPETAATLAAGFAAALEIPGETDSEAADLRAGLTALLQEHVYLAGIGVATAYTAGADSPEFEAAAATLDANSVALADAVGSLAGDEQREAFLALWREHIGYFVDYAVAVKGGDDAARDAALASLDGYTGQAGAFFEEVSGGALPAADVAMSLEMHVTTLTTAIDDLAAGSPEAYGSLQAAAAHVGEGAAVIAGGLVSAAGLQGDPADEAATLRAQLTAGLQEHVYLAGLAVFTAYTSDGGTSSAAFEAAAATLDANSVALSEAVGSLAGAEQGEAFLALWREHIGYFVDYADAVASGDDEAAAAALIELDGYRGEAGAFFEEISGGELPADAVAEGLAMHVQTLGGAIDSLAEALVEA
- the sigK gene encoding ECF RNA polymerase sigma factor SigK; this translates as MTFPGRAQTGAGASEAAPSEDTRRGATAHEARTRDDRAGRVDALLTAVARGDQEAFAVLYDETAPMVHGTALRVLRDPDQAAEVTQEVLLEVWRTADRFDPGRGSALAWVATMAHRRAVDRVRAVQSERDRDHRASARDYDRPFDEVAETVVQREDRDRILSCLGTLSDLQRDAVTRAYYGGRTYREVAEDVAASLPTVKSRIRDGLLRLRTCLGMDR
- a CDS encoding anti-sigma factor domain-containing protein, which gives rise to MSDHRAERELLGAWALDAVDDVERAAVERAIREDPEVAAEARALRETAAVLATTQAAPPPPALREAVLAAAAATPQETAPAAGRTAGTSTEAHRPTTVPAATAGRSGSARRAAPRHQRWLAAAAVLLAAAVPGTLAVQQAQRAQLAEDQVAAITEALARPGAELLSADVTGGGRAVAVVGDEGAFFTVRDLPALGGDQDYQLWVIDDGGPTSAGIVEARGGLASTELDQVPDGAVLAMTVEPAGGSDQPTTTPIVAMPPA